In Gossypium arboreum isolate Shixiya-1 chromosome 6, ASM2569848v2, whole genome shotgun sequence, the following are encoded in one genomic region:
- the LOC108484627 gene encoding gamma-glutamylcyclotransferase 2-3 gives MLSSFICSLFFLTQFRLSFSLSQYCLTKFLCCGSSRNSNHVIKMAMWVFGYGSLIWKAGFNYDDRLVGFIKDYRRVFYQGSTDHRGTPEYPGRTVTLEPAPGEVCWGAAYKISKEEDKETAITYLEVREKQYDKKAYVDFFTDPLATTPAISGVMVYIASPDKKLNPNYLGPASIEDIAKQIVRAEGPSGPNREYLFQLEKALLQIGCKDKHLMDLANEARRILSESEHTAS, from the exons ATGTTGTCTTCTTTTATCTGCTCACTTTTCTTTCTGACTCAGTTCCGTCTCTCTTTTTCTCTCTCGCAATATTGTCTAACCAAGTTCCTTTGCTGTGGGAGTTCTCGAAACTCGAACCACGTAATAAAAATGGCGATGTGGGTCTTTGGATACGGTTCTCTTATTTGGAAAGCTGGGTTTAACTATGATGATCGTCTTGTTGGTTTCATCAAGGACTATCGCCGTGTATTCTATCAAG GGAGTACTGATCACAGAGGGACGCCTGAGTATCCTGGGAGAACTGTCACATTGGAGCCTGCTCCTGGGGAAGTCTGT TGGGGAGCTGCTTACAAGATATCCAAGGAGGAAGATAAAGAAACTGCAATAACG TATTTAGAAGTGAGGGAGAAGCAGTATGACAAGAAAGCTTATGTTGATTTCTTCACC GATCCCTTAGCTACAACTCCAGCCATTTCTGGAGTAATGGT GTACATAGCATCTCCTGACAAGAAGCTTAATCCGAACTACTTGGGGCCTGCTTCTATAGAAGACATTGCCAA GCAAATTGTTCGTGCGGAAGGCCCCTCGGGACCAAACAGAGAATATCTTTTCCAACTAGAAAAGGCTCTTCTTCAGATTG GTTGTAAAGATAAACACTTAATGGATCTTGCAAACGAAGCAAGGCGCATTCTTTCAGAATCCGAGCATACTGCATCATGA